In Sulfitobacter sp. W027, a single window of DNA contains:
- the dgcA gene encoding N-acetyl-D-Glu racemase DgcA has product MQIDVTADTFKLAQVFTISRGSRIEAKVLTVRITDGGVTGWGECVPYARYDETLESVTAEINGLPGDITRQALYDLLPAGAARNAVDCALWDLEAKRAGKRVWELAGLTAPGPEITAYTLSLDAPEAMRAQAAKHSHRPLLKIKLGTPDDMPRLEAVRAGAPDATIIIDANEGWSAEVYADLAPHLLRLGVALVEQPLPAGDDDALLGMDRPVPVCADESCHDRASLGGLKGKYDVMNIKLDKTGGLTEALALRDAALAEGFDVMVGCMVGSSLAMAPATLVAQGAKVVDLDGPLLLAEDRENALKFDGAGVHPPVAALWG; this is encoded by the coding sequence ATGCAGATTGACGTTACCGCAGACACATTCAAACTGGCGCAGGTCTTTACCATCAGCCGCGGTTCGCGGATCGAGGCCAAAGTTCTGACCGTCCGCATCACCGATGGCGGCGTGACCGGCTGGGGCGAATGCGTGCCCTATGCCCGCTATGACGAAACCCTCGAATCGGTCACGGCTGAGATTAACGGCCTGCCGGGCGATATCACCCGCCAAGCGCTCTATGATCTGCTGCCTGCCGGGGCCGCACGCAACGCGGTCGACTGCGCGCTATGGGATCTGGAGGCCAAACGCGCAGGCAAGCGGGTTTGGGAATTGGCCGGGCTGACCGCGCCGGGGCCAGAAATCACGGCCTATACTCTATCGCTGGACGCGCCCGAGGCGATGCGTGCGCAGGCGGCGAAGCACAGCCATCGGCCACTGTTGAAGATCAAACTGGGTACGCCCGACGACATGCCCCGGCTCGAAGCGGTGCGCGCCGGTGCGCCCGATGCCACCATCATCATCGACGCCAATGAGGGCTGGTCGGCTGAGGTCTATGCCGATCTCGCCCCGCATCTGCTCCGTCTAGGTGTGGCGCTGGTAGAGCAACCTTTGCCCGCAGGGGACGACGACGCGCTTTTGGGTATGGATCGCCCCGTGCCCGTCTGCGCGGATGAAAGCTGCCATGACCGCGCCAGCCTGGGGGGCCTCAAGGGCAAATACGATGTGATGAACATCAAGCTCGACAAGACCGGCGGGCTGACCGAAGCGCTGGCCCTGCGCGATGCGGCACTTGCCGAAGGCTTCGACGTGATGGTCGGCTGCATGGTCGGATCGTCGCTGGCGATGGCCCCCGCGACGCTTGTCGCCCAAGGCGCGAAGGTCGTGGACCTTGACGGCCCGCTGCTTCTGGCCGAAGACCGCGAGAATGCATTGAAATTCGACGGCGCGGGCGTGCATCCCCCCGTGGCCGCGCTTTGGGGGTGA
- a CDS encoding DMT family transporter — protein sequence MNTPILALIVVAIAGAAVALQTPINAALGRNIGSGVAAAAVSFGVGFAILLAVLLLRGELGALPRAASASPVLLLGGVLGAFYVWSVLWAIPTLGALTVISALILGQLSAALVIDATGLLGLTVQAITPTRIAAAALVAAGLVLSRF from the coding sequence ATGAACACCCCCATCCTCGCCCTTATCGTCGTCGCCATCGCCGGGGCCGCCGTGGCCTTGCAAACGCCGATCAACGCCGCCTTGGGCCGCAACATCGGCAGCGGTGTGGCTGCGGCGGCGGTATCTTTTGGCGTCGGTTTTGCGATCCTGCTGGCGGTGTTGCTGCTGCGAGGCGAGTTGGGCGCCCTGCCCCGCGCGGCCTCGGCCTCGCCGGTCTTGCTGCTGGGCGGGGTGCTGGGCGCGTTCTACGTCTGGTCTGTGCTCTGGGCGATCCCGACGCTGGGAGCGCTGACGGTGATCTCGGCGCTGATCCTCGGCCAGTTGAGCGCAGCACTGGTGATTGATGCGACCGGGCTTTTGGGCCTGACGGTGCAGGCCATCACCCCCACCCGCATTGCCGCCGCCGCGCTGGTGGCGGCGGGGCTGGTTTTGTCGCGGTTCTGA
- a CDS encoding Dabb family protein, which produces MTKRNFIRHVVFFSAKDPKDIPAIVTGLWKLADIPHSTTFEICENTRVDALSGDVDVVVYAEFPDAEALAAYKAHPIYQESIDIVRPLRDMRVPADF; this is translated from the coding sequence TTGACCAAACGAAATTTCATCCGTCACGTGGTCTTTTTCTCGGCCAAAGACCCTAAAGACATTCCTGCGATCGTGACAGGGCTTTGGAAACTGGCCGACATCCCGCATTCGACAACCTTCGAGATCTGCGAAAACACCCGTGTTGATGCGCTGTCGGGGGATGTGGATGTGGTCGTCTATGCCGAATTCCCGGATGCCGAGGCTTTGGCCGCCTATAAAGCGCATCCGATCTACCAAGAATCCATCGATATCGTGCGCCCCCTGCGCGATATGCGCGTGCCTGCGGATTTTTAG
- a CDS encoding GntR family transcriptional regulator, translated as MNLSARPVEATPLAHDRVYRRMRARIMHGDLPPGHALTLRGIGKEYEVSMTPAREAVRRLAAEGALTMSASGRISTPELSNERIEELAALRALLEVELASRALPRAHMALIERMQTINTNIAEAVAHRDAVSYIRTNLEFHRTLYLRAQAPAMLAMAETVWLQLGPTMRALYGRLRRTEPPHFHRLIIAALRAGDEPGLRLAVRSDVTQGLRMLAS; from the coding sequence ATGAACCTCAGCGCCCGCCCTGTCGAGGCCACACCACTGGCCCATGATCGTGTCTACCGCCGCATGCGTGCGCGGATCATGCACGGCGATCTGCCGCCCGGTCACGCGCTGACCCTGCGCGGCATCGGCAAGGAATATGAGGTCTCCATGACGCCCGCGCGCGAAGCCGTGCGGCGTTTGGCGGCAGAAGGCGCGCTGACGATGTCTGCCTCGGGACGCATCTCCACCCCCGAACTCAGCAACGAACGGATCGAAGAATTGGCCGCCCTCCGCGCGCTTCTGGAGGTCGAACTCGCCTCTCGTGCCTTGCCGCGCGCACATATGGCGCTGATCGAGCGGATGCAGACCATCAACACCAATATCGCCGAGGCCGTGGCCCACCGGGATGCTGTCAGCTATATCCGCACCAACCTCGAATTTCACCGCACGCTTTATCTGCGCGCTCAGGCCCCGGCGATGCTCGCCATGGCTGAGACGGTCTGGCTGCAGCTGGGCCCCACCATGCGCGCGCTTTATGGCCGCCTGCGCCGGACCGAGCCGCCGCATTTCCACCGGCTGATCATCGCCGCCCTGCGCGCCGGGGACGAACCGGGCCTGCGGCTGGCCGTGCGCTCCGATGTCACCCAAGGCCTGCGGATGCTGGCCAGCTAA
- a CDS encoding MaoC family dehydratase — protein sequence MRREIDRAEMEAFVGRELGVSPWFMMDQARIDAFADVTEDHQFIHVDPVRAAETDFGGTVAHGMLTLSMMSGMAYGALPVMAGAKASINYGFDSVRFIAPVHSGKRIRGRFTLAEAQTRGRGDLMTRFAATVEIEGAERPALKADWLVLYQF from the coding sequence ATGCGCAGAGAGATTGATCGAGCAGAGATGGAAGCCTTCGTGGGCCGTGAATTGGGCGTCTCGCCGTGGTTCATGATGGATCAGGCGCGAATCGACGCTTTTGCCGATGTGACCGAAGATCATCAGTTTATTCATGTGGATCCCGTCCGCGCAGCAGAAACCGATTTCGGTGGCACCGTGGCGCATGGGATGCTGACACTGTCGATGATGTCGGGCATGGCCTATGGCGCGCTGCCGGTGATGGCGGGGGCAAAGGCGTCGATCAACTACGGGTTCGATAGCGTGCGTTTCATCGCGCCTGTGCATTCCGGCAAACGGATCCGGGGGCGGTTTACTTTGGCCGAAGCGCAGACGCGGGGGCGGGGCGATCTGATGACGCGCTTTGCTGCGACGGTTGAGATTGAAGGCGCAGAGCGGCCCGCGCTCAAGGCAGATTGGCTTGTGCTTTATCAGTTCTAG
- a CDS encoding D-amino-acid transaminase — MRTVYVNGEYLPEDQAKISIFDRGFLMADGVYEVTSVLDGKLIAFDGHAERLTRSMNELDMRAPATTEELLEIHRELVRLNDIKDGLIYLQVTRGSDGDRDFAFPDPETTAPSLVLFTQSKPGLADNPAARDGIRVISIEDIRWGRRDIKTVQLLYPSMGKMMAKKAGVEDAWMVEDGFVTEGTSNNAYIVKDGKIVTRETSSDILHGITRKAVLELAREAQMQVEERNFTIEEAQQADEAFVTSASAFVTPVIEIDGAKIGSGTPGKLAPRLREIYLEEMRKTAI, encoded by the coding sequence ATGAGAACTGTCTATGTAAACGGCGAATATCTGCCCGAGGATCAGGCCAAGATCTCGATCTTCGACCGGGGATTCCTGATGGCCGATGGGGTCTATGAGGTGACGAGCGTGCTGGATGGCAAGCTTATCGCTTTTGACGGCCATGCCGAACGGCTGACGCGCTCGATGAACGAGCTCGACATGCGCGCGCCGGCGACCACCGAAGAACTGCTGGAAATTCACCGCGAGTTGGTGCGTCTCAACGACATCAAAGACGGGTTGATCTATCTTCAGGTCACGCGCGGGTCGGATGGTGACCGCGATTTCGCCTTCCCCGATCCCGAGACCACCGCGCCCTCGCTGGTGCTGTTCACCCAGTCGAAACCGGGCCTTGCCGACAACCCTGCCGCCCGTGACGGCATCCGCGTGATCAGTATCGAAGACATCCGCTGGGGCCGTCGCGACATTAAAACGGTGCAGCTTCTCTACCCATCGATGGGTAAGATGATGGCCAAGAAAGCCGGTGTCGAAGACGCGTGGATGGTCGAAGACGGTTTCGTCACCGAAGGCACCTCGAACAACGCCTATATCGTGAAAGACGGCAAGATCGTCACCCGCGAGACCTCCAGCGACATCCTGCACGGCATCACCCGCAAGGCGGTGCTGGAACTGGCCCGTGAAGCGCAGATGCAGGTGGAGGAGCGGAACTTTACCATCGAAGAGGCACAGCAGGCGGATGAAGCGTTCGTGACCTCCGCCAGCGCTTTCGTGACGCCGGTGATAGAGATCGACGGGGCCAAGATCGGCAGCGGCACGCCGGGCAAGCTCGCTCCGCGTCTGCGCGAAATCTATCTCGAAGAGATGCGCAAAACCGCGATCTGA
- a CDS encoding DUF1244 domain-containing protein, whose translation MPSQQEIELQAAAFRRLQKHLMEDRTDVQNIDMMNLAGFCRNCLSRWYQEAANERGIDMGKEEARELFYGMTMDEWKANYQTEAKDSQKEAFKTAFEENVGKG comes from the coding sequence ATGCCCAGCCAACAAGAGATCGAACTCCAAGCCGCTGCCTTTCGCCGGTTGCAAAAACACCTGATGGAAGACCGGACCGATGTGCAGAACATCGACATGATGAACCTCGCCGGGTTCTGCCGCAACTGCCTGTCGCGCTGGTATCAAGAAGCCGCAAACGAGCGCGGCATCGATATGGGCAAAGAAGAAGCGCGCGAGTTATTCTACGGGATGACCATGGACGAGTGGAAAGCCAACTATCAGACCGAAGCCAAGGACAGCCAGAAAGAAGCGTTCAAGACAGCGTTCGAAGAGAATGTCGGGAAAGGTTGA
- a CDS encoding aminodeoxychorismate synthase component I: MAGPCVLFDTGPLGNGTAFRAPQRIISAETPAEVPAAFAALEAAQAGGAWLAGYASYELGYLGSNKLRDLMPAERGLPLLRFGVFDAPDAHRFADAAGDASLSELTPDWDFDQYEAAFAQVQDFITAGDIYQANLTFGLEGRYTGTPAALYAWLRQRQRVEHGAFVDLGGPVLLSRSPELFFALTAEGHLTARPMKGTARRGLDADEDAKLRADLAASEKNMAENLMIVDLLRNDISRIAEVGSVEVPKLFEIETYETLHQMTSRITAQVLPGKRLADFFHALFPCGSITGAPKIRAMQILRALEPAPRDAYCGAVGWIAPTGAMQFNVAIRTATCHADGRLRLNVGGGVVHDSTAEDEYAEALLKARFAALP; encoded by the coding sequence ATGGCTGGTCCTTGCGTCCTCTTTGACACTGGCCCTTTGGGGAACGGCACGGCTTTTCGCGCACCACAGCGGATCATCAGTGCCGAGACCCCTGCAGAGGTGCCCGCAGCCTTCGCAGCTCTTGAGGCGGCGCAGGCGGGCGGCGCATGGCTTGCGGGCTATGCGAGTTATGAGTTGGGGTACCTCGGCTCGAACAAGCTGCGCGATCTGATGCCTGCGGAGCGCGGGCTGCCCCTGCTGCGCTTCGGGGTGTTTGACGCACCCGATGCGCACCGTTTCGCGGACGCGGCGGGGGATGCAAGCCTTTCTGAGCTGACACCGGACTGGGACTTTGACCAATATGAGGCCGCCTTTGCGCAGGTGCAGGACTTTATCACCGCAGGGGATATCTATCAGGCCAACCTGACCTTCGGCTTGGAGGGGCGCTATACCGGCACGCCCGCCGCGCTTTATGCCTGGCTGCGCCAGCGCCAGAGGGTGGAACATGGGGCCTTTGTCGATCTTGGTGGCCCGGTGTTGCTCTCTCGTTCGCCCGAGCTGTTCTTTGCGCTGACCGCCGAGGGGCATCTGACCGCGCGCCCGATGAAGGGCACCGCGCGACGGGGGCTGGATGCTGATGAGGATGCCAAGCTGCGCGCCGACCTTGCCGCGTCGGAAAAGAACATGGCCGAGAACCTGATGATCGTGGACCTCCTGCGCAATGACATCAGCAGGATTGCAGAGGTGGGCAGCGTCGAGGTGCCGAAGCTTTTTGAGATCGAGACCTATGAGACCCTGCATCAGATGACCTCTCGCATCACGGCACAGGTTTTGCCGGGCAAGCGTTTGGCCGACTTCTTTCACGCGCTCTTTCCCTGCGGCTCTATCACCGGCGCGCCTAAGATTCGCGCCATGCAGATCCTGCGCGCGTTAGAGCCTGCCCCCCGCGATGCCTATTGCGGCGCGGTGGGCTGGATCGCCCCCACGGGAGCCATGCAGTTCAACGTGGCGATCCGCACGGCCACCTGCCATGCCGATGGGCGGCTGCGGCTGAATGTCGGTGGCGGCGTGGTGCATGACAGCACAGCCGAGGATGAATATGCCGAAGCGCTGCTGAAAGCGCGCTTTGCGGCCCTTCCCTAA
- a CDS encoding GNAT family N-acetyltransferase produces the protein MPPIRPVHKSDLPMVLDLTHALAAYHGDTATLTLAALERDCLGPSPWLTLLVAEGATGLRGYAALCPQMQLQFGARGMDLHHLFVCDTARGRGIGKALVEAALEHAKAQGCSYVTVGTDTKNRRAQGFYRAAGFDQITLDPRFRRRLA, from the coding sequence ATGCCCCCCATTCGCCCCGTTCATAAATCCGACCTGCCAATGGTGCTTGATCTAACCCATGCGCTGGCCGCCTACCATGGCGACACCGCCACACTCACGCTGGCCGCACTGGAGCGAGACTGCCTCGGGCCATCCCCCTGGCTGACCCTTTTGGTGGCCGAAGGCGCGACCGGGCTGCGCGGCTATGCTGCGCTCTGCCCGCAAATGCAGTTGCAATTCGGCGCAAGAGGGATGGACCTGCACCATCTCTTCGTCTGCGACACAGCGCGGGGGCGCGGCATCGGCAAAGCACTGGTGGAAGCCGCACTGGAGCACGCCAAGGCGCAGGGCTGCAGCTATGTGACCGTGGGCACAGATACAAAAAACCGGCGCGCGCAGGGTTTCTACCGCGCCGCCGGTTTCGATCAAATCACGCTTGATCCGCGCTTTCGGCGGCGGCTGGCTTAA
- the dgcN gene encoding N-acetyltransferase DgcN yields the protein MIKTPYLLFLGDAPDALSAKVAQGIKDWRPDNAVGQFRMDGCKADLGLQDMTLAEARDAGAETLVIGVANRGGKISAAWKEVLIEASNMGFDIASGLHNLLRDEADLVAASAANGTTLHDVRVPSVEYPIADGKKRSGKRVLAVGTDCSVGKMYTALALDDAMREKGMKSTFRATGQTGILITGEGVPLDAVIADFMAGSVEYLTPANDDDHWDIIEGQGSLFHVSYSGVTMALIHGGQPDALILCHEPTRTHMRGLPDYSLPSLEAVRDMALTLAKVANAACQVVGISINTYHMSEAEADAYLAEVEERLGLPAVDPFRQGAARLADALAAL from the coding sequence ATGATCAAAACCCCTTATCTGCTGTTTTTGGGCGACGCGCCCGATGCCCTGTCTGCCAAGGTTGCCCAAGGCATCAAAGACTGGCGCCCCGACAACGCGGTCGGCCAGTTCCGCATGGACGGCTGCAAGGCCGATCTCGGTCTGCAAGACATGACTTTGGCCGAAGCGCGTGATGCAGGGGCAGAGACTTTGGTCATTGGCGTCGCTAATCGCGGCGGCAAAATAAGCGCGGCATGGAAAGAGGTGCTGATTGAGGCGTCGAACATGGGTTTCGATATCGCATCGGGACTGCACAACCTTTTGCGCGATGAGGCCGATCTTGTTGCGGCAAGCGCAGCCAACGGCACCACCCTGCATGACGTGCGCGTGCCGAGCGTGGAATACCCCATCGCCGACGGTAAAAAACGAAGCGGCAAGCGGGTCTTGGCCGTGGGTACCGATTGCTCGGTCGGCAAGATGTACACGGCCTTGGCACTGGATGATGCGATGCGCGAAAAGGGCATGAAAAGCACCTTCCGCGCCACGGGCCAAACCGGCATCCTGATCACCGGCGAAGGCGTGCCGCTGGACGCCGTGATCGCCGATTTCATGGCCGGGTCAGTGGAATATCTCACCCCCGCCAATGACGATGACCATTGGGACATCATCGAAGGGCAGGGCAGCCTGTTCCACGTCTCCTACTCAGGCGTGACCATGGCGCTAATCCACGGCGGCCAGCCCGACGCGCTGATCCTCTGCCATGAGCCGACCCGGACCCATATGCGCGGCCTGCCGGACTATTCCCTGCCCAGCTTGGAAGCGGTGCGCGACATGGCGTTGACGCTGGCAAAGGTGGCGAACGCCGCCTGTCAGGTCGTCGGCATTTCGATCAACACCTACCACATGTCCGAAGCCGAGGCGGATGCCTATCTGGCCGAGGTCGAAGAACGTCTTGGCCTGCCTGCGGTCGATCCCTTCCGTCAGGGTGCTGCACGACTGGCCGATGCGCTGGCGGCGCTGTGA
- a CDS encoding L-malyl-CoA/beta-methylmalyl-CoA lyase, which translates to MSFRIQPAAPARPNRCQLFGPGSRPAIFEKMAASDADVINLDLEDSVAPSDKDSARANIIKAISEIDWGMKTLSVRINGLDTPYWYRDVVELLEQAGPRLDQIMIPKVGCAADVYAVDALVTAVETAKGREKKISFEVIIESAAGIAHVEEIAAASPRLQAMSLGAADFAASMGMQTTGIGGTQENYYMQRGEQKHWSDPWHWAQAAIVAACRTHGVLPVDGPFGDFSDDEGFRAQARRSATLGMVGKWAIHPKQVALSNEVFTPSEEAVTEAREILAAMEEAKAKGEGATVYKGRLVDIASIKQAEVVVRQSEMIAGS; encoded by the coding sequence ATGAGCTTCCGCATTCAGCCTGCCGCCCCTGCTCGCCCGAACCGCTGCCAATTGTTCGGCCCCGGCTCCCGTCCGGCGATCTTTGAAAAGATGGCAGCTTCGGATGCCGATGTGATCAACCTCGACCTCGAAGACAGCGTGGCACCTTCGGACAAGGACAGCGCGCGCGCCAATATCATCAAGGCAATCTCGGAGATCGACTGGGGCATGAAGACGCTTTCGGTCCGGATCAACGGGTTGGACACGCCCTATTGGTATCGTGACGTGGTGGAGCTGCTGGAACAGGCCGGGCCGCGCCTTGATCAGATCATGATCCCGAAGGTCGGCTGTGCGGCGGATGTCTATGCGGTGGATGCGCTGGTCACCGCGGTGGAAACCGCCAAGGGCCGCGAGAAGAAGATCAGTTTTGAGGTGATCATCGAATCCGCGGCGGGCATCGCCCATGTGGAAGAGATCGCCGCCGCTTCGCCACGCCTGCAAGCGATGTCGCTGGGGGCCGCGGATTTCGCCGCCTCGATGGGGATGCAGACCACCGGCATCGGCGGCACGCAGGAAAACTACTATATGCAGCGCGGTGAGCAAAAGCATTGGTCGGACCCGTGGCACTGGGCGCAGGCCGCCATCGTCGCCGCCTGCCGCACCCATGGCGTGCTGCCGGTTGACGGGCCCTTTGGCGATTTCTCTGATGACGAAGGTTTCCGGGCACAGGCGCGGCGCTCGGCCACCTTGGGGATGGTGGGCAAATGGGCGATCCACCCCAAACAGGTGGCGCTGAGCAACGAGGTTTTCACCCCTTCCGAAGAGGCCGTGACCGAGGCGCGGGAGATTCTGGCGGCGATGGAAGAGGCCAAGGCGAAGGGCGAAGGGGCGACCGTTTACAAGGGGCGTCTGGTGGACATCGCCAGCATCAAACAGGCTGAGGTTGTTGTGCGGCAGTCCGAGATGATCGCCGGGAGCTAA
- a CDS encoding acetyl-CoA carboxylase carboxyltransferase subunit alpha, which produces MTQYLDFEKPLAEIEGKAEELRALARSNEEMDITDEARALDKKAAGMLEDLYGSLTPWRKCQVARHPERPHCKDYIEALFTEFTPLAGDRNFADDLAVMGGLARFHDTPVVVIGHEKGNDTKSRIERNFGMARPEGYRKAVRLMELADKFNLPVVTIVDTPGAYPGKGAEERGQSEAIARSTEKCLQIGVPLISVIVGEGGSGGAVAFATANRVAMLEHSVYSVITPEGCASILWKDSEKMREAAEQMRLTANELKTLGVIDRIIPEPMGGAHRHAEESIKAVGKSIEAMLKELDGKDGKTLVKERRTKFLEMGRKGLAA; this is translated from the coding sequence ATGACCCAATATTTGGATTTCGAAAAACCGCTGGCCGAGATCGAAGGCAAGGCGGAAGAGCTGCGGGCGCTGGCCCGGTCCAACGAAGAAATGGACATCACCGATGAGGCCCGCGCGCTGGATAAAAAAGCCGCGGGGATGCTCGAAGACCTTTATGGCTCATTGACGCCTTGGCGCAAATGTCAGGTGGCGCGTCATCCAGAGCGGCCGCATTGCAAAGACTATATTGAGGCTCTTTTCACGGAATTCACGCCCCTGGCGGGCGACCGGAATTTCGCAGATGATCTGGCCGTCATGGGCGGGCTGGCGCGGTTTCACGATACGCCGGTGGTGGTGATTGGCCATGAGAAGGGCAATGACACCAAGAGCCGGATCGAGCGCAATTTCGGCATGGCGCGGCCTGAGGGCTATCGCAAGGCGGTGCGTTTGATGGAACTGGCGGATAAGTTTAACCTGCCTGTGGTCACCATCGTCGACACGCCCGGTGCCTATCCCGGCAAGGGCGCGGAGGAGCGTGGCCAGTCTGAGGCGATTGCCCGCTCGACGGAAAAATGTCTGCAGATCGGTGTACCCCTGATCAGTGTGATCGTTGGCGAAGGCGGCTCTGGCGGGGCGGTGGCTTTTGCCACGGCGAACCGCGTCGCGATGCTGGAACATTCGGTTTATTCGGTGATCACGCCCGAAGGCTGTGCGTCGATCCTGTGGAAAGACAGCGAGAAGATGCGCGAAGCGGCTGAGCAGATGCGTTTGACGGCGAATGAGCTGAAGACCCTTGGTGTCATTGACCGGATCATTCCCGAACCGATGGGCGGCGCGCATCGTCATGCCGAAGAGTCAATCAAGGCGGTAGGCAAATCGATCGAAGCCATGCTCAAGGAACTCGACGGTAAGGACGGCAAGACTTTGGTCAAAGAGCGCCGGACCAAGTTCCTTGAGATGGGACGAAAAGGACTGGCAGCTTAA
- the pyk gene encoding pyruvate kinase, protein MRRLRNVKIVATLGPASETREVIAALHNAGADVFRLNMSHGSHEEIREKHRIIRDIEKETGGAIGILADLQGPKLRVGVFEGDGPTLEEGATFRLDLDETPGDMNRVCLPHPEIFAALEPGASLLVNDGKIRLKVRDCGPDFANCEVVTGGVISNRKGVNVPDVLLPLAALSEKDRADLEFVCELGVDWLALSFVQRPEDVTEARDLVKGRAAILSKIEKPSAVERFEAILEVSDGIMVARGDLGVELPVQNVPPIQKRLVRKCRAAAKPVIVATQMLESMIESPMPTRAEVSDVATAIYEGADAVMLSAESAAGDYPLEAVATMDNVAQEVEADPTYTQIIESSRTAERTTVADGIVAAAREIAETTDIKAICCFTQSGTTALLTARERPRVPIIALSPLVNTARRLALSWGTNCIITDGHDRFKLAVLSAARAALSEGYAGPEDHIVVTAGVPFNVPGSTNILRVAPCDERLIYAADPE, encoded by the coding sequence ATGAGACGTTTGCGCAATGTAAAGATCGTGGCCACACTCGGGCCGGCCTCAGAAACCCGAGAGGTGATCGCCGCATTGCACAACGCCGGTGCGGATGTTTTTCGGCTCAACATGAGCCACGGCAGCCATGAAGAAATTCGTGAAAAGCACCGGATCATCCGCGATATCGAGAAAGAGACCGGCGGCGCGATCGGCATTCTGGCTGACCTTCAGGGGCCAAAACTGCGTGTAGGGGTCTTTGAAGGCGACGGGCCGACCTTGGAAGAGGGGGCGACTTTCCGGCTCGACCTTGATGAGACGCCGGGCGATATGAACCGTGTCTGCCTGCCCCATCCTGAGATTTTCGCAGCCCTTGAACCGGGCGCGAGCCTTTTGGTCAACGACGGCAAGATCCGTCTCAAGGTGCGCGACTGTGGCCCTGACTTCGCCAATTGCGAGGTTGTGACCGGCGGCGTGATCTCGAACCGCAAGGGCGTGAACGTGCCTGACGTGCTGCTGCCGCTGGCCGCCCTGTCCGAGAAAGACCGGGCTGATCTAGAATTCGTCTGCGAGTTGGGTGTTGATTGGCTCGCCCTCAGCTTTGTCCAGCGGCCCGAAGATGTGACCGAGGCACGTGATCTGGTCAAAGGCCGGGCGGCGATCCTGTCGAAGATCGAAAAGCCTTCCGCCGTGGAGCGGTTCGAGGCCATATTGGAGGTCAGCGATGGCATCATGGTGGCGCGCGGCGATCTGGGCGTGGAACTGCCCGTGCAGAACGTGCCGCCGATCCAAAAGCGTCTGGTGCGCAAATGTCGTGCGGCGGCCAAGCCGGTGATCGTGGCGACACAGATGCTCGAATCGATGATCGAAAGCCCGATGCCGACCCGCGCCGAGGTGTCGGACGTGGCCACTGCGATCTATGAAGGCGCGGATGCGGTGATGCTGAGCGCGGAATCAGCCGCCGGTGATTATCCGTTAGAAGCCGTGGCGACGATGGACAATGTTGCCCAAGAGGTTGAGGCCGATCCAACCTATACGCAGATCATTGAATCTTCGCGCACAGCCGAACGCACCACCGTGGCAGACGGCATTGTCGCCGCCGCACGCGAGATTGCGGAGACAACGGATATCAAGGCGATCTGCTGCTTTACCCAGTCGGGCACCACCGCGCTGTTAACCGCACGCGAACGGCCCCGTGTGCCGATCATCGCACTGTCTCCGCTGGTGAACACCGCCCGTCGTCTGGCGCTCAGCTGGGGGACGAATTGCATCATCACCGATGGGCATGACCGGTTTAAACTCGCGGTCCTCAGCGCGGCGCGGGCGGCACTGTCTGAGGGGTACGCGGGTCCTGAGGATCACATCGTGGTGACCGCCGGTGTGCCCTTCAACGTGCCGGGCAGCACCAACATCCTGCGCGTGGCCCCCTGCGACGAACGTTTGATTTACGCAGCCGATCCGGAGTAA